TCAGCCGAGTCGAGGAATCGCTTGTCCCTTCAGGTCATTCCGAGCGGAGTGGAACGGAGCCGAGGAGCCCCGTCTACAATGCAAAGTGCAAAATGAAAACAGGGGAGCAGACCGCTTGACAGAAGGCGGGGGACGGGTTATTATTTTCAGGTGGCAGAGCCACCAAGAACAGCAGGCAGAAGGCTGCAAAAAGGAGGTAAGCATGAACTGTAAGAACACCAGCCTGCTTTTGGTCACCGCCCTGCTTTTCGCCCCCCCTGCTGGTAGCGCAGGGCACCAGCACCGTGCATTACTATCTGTATGAGTATACCGGCGCTGAGGGCTATCCACAGGCAATTATCTTTGAAGATTACAGTGAAGATAGCGAGACACCCGGTGCTGAGTTCGTTGAAGTAACATTGGAACAGCTGCATCAGCGAGGATATCTGACCGCTACCGAACAGCTGGTTCAGCATCCTACCGCTACAATTGATATTCATAGCGACGGTGGGTTTAGGGCTGAATCGTGGCTTACAACTTGGGTTGATAATAACGGCTGGAAATGGTATGACGGTGGAGGGAAGACTATCCGGCCTGATCGGGGTCAACTTTATCTGGACATGTGGTATCAGATATTAAACGCTGATGGACAGTTGGTTAATCTGCTGGACCCGGGTCCGAAAAGAAGACGACACTCGGATTCGTTATCATGGCATCATACTGGATATCACGGTCCTAATGTCACCCATTCTCACTTTGTTAAAGGCGAGCATGCTTTTCAGGTGCCCCCCGAAGCAATTATCTACACCCATGCTGAAGGCAAGTGGTAAAACCGGTTCAGCTGGACATACAGGGGGAGAAGCGGTGGGGTTTCTGCTTCTCCCCCTTCTATCTCTCATTTTGTTAAAACCAGTTTATGCTCTGGATACGCTCTGGACACGGCGATTTGATTATGCTGATGAGACTTGGGCACTGGGTGGCGTTGATCCCCATACGCAAGAGGCGATTCTGGTTGGCGAAGCATATGCAGATTCCAATCCGGTCTTTGTGCTCATCCGTTATAACCGTGACGGCGATACGGTCTGGACCCGGGTGTTTGACAGTCCTTATCTGGACTGGCTTCACGGCTGTGCGGTTGACCGGGCAGGGAATGTTATCATTGCGGGCTCAATGACTTCGGGTGGCGGAGTGGTTAAATATGACCGGAACGGCAATCTGTGCTGGTATCGGCGGGTGTATCCGCGGCAGACAAATTACTTCTCCGGGGTGACGAGCGATGAATCACTGAACATTTATGTCGCCGGTGGACGCGGGAGTAATGCACAGCTGATGAAACTTTCACCCGCTGGTGAATCGCTGTGGCTGAAGGTGTATGATTTCGGTTATCCGGAGGAGCATATAGTATCACTTTCCTGTTCTGACGATGGCAGTATTATCGGCGCCGGCAAGGTGGGGCTGGGTGCAGAGCAGTATGATTTTCTGATTGTGAAGTGGAGTATTGATGGAGGTGTGCTCTGGTATCAGACTTTTGACTTCCAAGCCCAGGACGAGGCATCCGAGCTGATATCCACTAATTATGGTATTTACCTTGTTGGCAGTGCCGGTAGTTACAGCACACCGCCCAGGACTCCATTTTCCACGGTGCTGTTGAAATACAGTCAGGACGGGCAATTACAATGGGTAAAAACATTTCGTTTTGGGGAGCATTACTGGACTCTGGGTAACGGATTGACGATTGACTGGCAGGGCAATTTGCTGGTGCTTACAGTTATTAGTGATACCGCCGTCGAGCAGAGTTCGGTGATTTTATTTCAATGTTCTTATGATGGCGACACCAACTGGACTTGGTGTTATCATCAGGACACTATTAATTGTGCCTACAGGGTGAGATTTGCCGATTCCGCCAGTCTTTATGTTTTTGGCACAGCAATGACGAATGGACAGGATTGTTTTCTGCTTGTTAAACTTGCTTACCCTCAAGGAATTGAAGAGGGAAAATGGCGCGCAATTTTAATGAGCACATCAAATACCGTCATGACCGGTGCAGGACTGCATTTTTCTTTGCCCGGTGCTGGTGATTACCGGCTGGTGGTGCGGGATGTGAGCGGGCAGGAGCGGCTGGTTTATGCGGGTTATCTGCCGGCAGGCGAGAACCGCATCAGCCTGCCCTCGCTGCCTGCGGGTGTGTATTTTCTTGAGCTTGCGGGTGCAGGGGTGCAGAGCCGGCGCCGGCTGGTGGTGGTGAAGTAAGGGATTTCTCCACTCCACTCCGCTCCGCCTCCGGCTTCGCTCCGGTCGAAATGACCGAAGAAATACGCGCCTGCGGCTGTCGTTGAAATGACTTTGCCCCCTTGTCATTCCGAGCGAGCCGAGGAATCCCTTTCCACAATGCAAAATGTGCAGAGAGGGATTTCTCCATTCCGCTTCGCTTCAGTCGAAATGACAGAAGGCGAGGTCATTCCGGGCGAGCCGAAGGCGAGTCGAGGAATCGCTTTCACAATGCAAGGTGCAAAATGAAAAATGTAAAATGCAGGGTAGAGATTTCTCGACTCCGCCTCGCTATCGCTCGGCGTCGCTCGAAATGACGGAAAGGGCGGCAGTGGTCCGGTCGAGATGACTTTAACCTTGCGGTCGTGCCGTGCCTTTTCTTTTTTGTCATTCCGAGCGGAGTGAAACGGAGTCGAGGAATCGCTTTAATTCAAAACGCAAAATTTCACAAATTGGGCACAAACGGGTAACGATTCGCCATCCTGCTGAAAAACAGTAAGTTAGAGCTGATTGTGGATTGCTGATTGACCCGTTTTTATATGTAATGATTATTCAATAACTTACTGAATTGTACCCTGAGAAACCCTGACCACCGGGCAGTTCCCCCTACCGCTGTCGGCAGAGCTGGTGCTTTTGCCCGGTCCTGTCCGGACAGCGGGCGTCTGTCTTTGCTGTTGACCTGGCAGTGATCCGGAATTATAATTTAATGTATGGCTGGCTGGAACGGACCTCTGGAGAAACTTGACGAGACCCGGTTCCGGATTCCGAAGTCCTACAAGCCGGAAATGCGGGTTGACGGCATCATCTATGCGGATGACCGGATGATTGAGACGGTGAAGCAGGACATGGCGCCGGAGCAGGTTGCCAATGTTGCCACTCTGCCCGGAATTGTCTGCTCTTCACTGGCGATGCCGGATATTCACTGGGGTTACGGGTTTGCGATCGGCGGGGTGGCGGCGTTTGATGTTTCCGGTGGTATCATTTCGCCGGGCGGGGTCGGCTATGACATCAACTGCGGGGTGCGGCTGCTGCGCACCAGTCTAGAAAGGAAGGACCTGAAGCCCGAGCTGCTGGAGAGGCTGGTGCGGGCGATCTTTCACAATGTGCCCTCCGGGGTCGGTTCTACCGGCAAGATCCGGATCTCCAGGGATACGGTGGCGCAGGTTTTGACCCGGGGTGCACGCTGGGCGGTAGAGCAGGGTTACGGCACGCCTGAGGACCTGGAGTATACTGAGGAGCATGGCGAGATGGCGGGTGCGGACCTTGCCGGAGTTTCGCAGCGGGCGCTGGAACGGGGGATGCCCCAGCTGGGCACGCTGGGGGCGGGTAATCACTTTCTGGAGATTCAGGAGGTAATTGAGGTTTATGACCCGAAGGCGGCTGAGGCGCTGGGGATTCATCAGGGTCAGATTACGGTGATGATTCACACCGGCTCGAGAGGCCTGGGCTATCAGATCTGCGATGACAATGTGAAGTCGCTGGTTGCCGCAGCCCGGAAATACGGGATTACGCTGGTGGACCGGCAGCTGGCATGCGCACCGCTCGATTCGCCGGAGGGGAAGCGGTATTTCGGCGCCATGGTGGCGGCGGCAAATTATGCCTGGGCGAACCGGCAGGCGATTACCCACTGGGTCCGGGAGGCGTTCGCTCAGGTGCTGGGGATGCCGATTGAGCGGCTGGGCATGACCCAGGTGTATGATGTTGCCCATAATATCGCCAAGATTGAGGAGCATGAAATAAACGGCAAAAAGGTGAAGGTGTGTGTCCACCGGAAGGGTGCAACCCGGGCGTTCGCACCCGGACATCCGGCACTGCCGGCAAAATACCGGCATCTGGGTCAGCCGGTGCTGATTCCGGGTGACATGGGCACAAGCTCTTATCTTTTGCTCGGAACCGAGACCGCAATGAAACAGACCTTCGGCTCCGCCTGTCATGGTGCAGGCAGAGTCTGGTCCCGGACCAGGGCGCTGGAGGCGACCAAGCGCCGGGATGTTGCCGCGGAGCTGCGGGCAAAGGGAATCGTGGTGATGGCGGCAAGCCGGGAGGTGCTCAATGAGGAGGTGCCGGATGCGTACAAGGATGTGGATCAGGTGGTTGAAGTCTGCCACCGCGCCGGCATCGCCCGCAAGGTTGCCCGGATGAGGCCGCTGGGTGTGGTCAAGGGCTGAGGCTGGCGGCAACCTTTTTATTCTGAATAAATTTCATGGGCGCTCCTGATTCGCAGTTGATCGCTCAGGTGCAGGCGGCACCAGCCGAACCCGGTGTCTATTTACTCAAGGACCACAGCGGTAAAATCCTTTATATCGGCAAGGCGCGGAGCCTGCGCGACCGGCTGCGCGCCTATCTTCAGCCCCAGTCCGATCCCCGGCTGGCAGCACTGGTGGCACGGGTGCAGACGGTTGAGACAATTATCACCCGCTCCGAGGCCGAGGCGCTGCTGCTGGAGGAGAGCCTGATCAAGATCAAGAAGCCGCGCTACAATGTCCGGCTCCGGGATGACAAGAAGTATCCCTATCTCAAGATCACAGTGCAGGAGCAGTTTCCCCGGATCTTCATCACCCGGAATATCAAGCCCGACGGCTCGGTGCTCTTCGGACCGTATACGAGTGCGCGTGAGCTCCGCCGGGCACTGCGGGCGGTGCGCCGGATCTTCCGTCTGCGGACCTGCAAGCGGGAACTCCCGGAATCCGATCCGAGGCCGCCCTGCCTCAATTTTCAGGTAAAACGGTGCCTCGGTCCCTGCACCGGCGGTATCAGCCCGGAGCAGTACCGTCAGCTCGTCCGGGATGTGATTGAGTTTCTCGCCGGCCGGTCAGAAAAACTGATTGCGGAGCTGGAACGGCGGATGTGGCAGGAGGCGGAAGCCCAGCGCTACGAGCAGGCGGCAGTTCTCCGTGATCAGCTGCTGGCGCTGCGCGAGATCGTCCGGCATCAGGAGGTGGTCTCTCCCGACCGGACAAGCCGGGATGTGGTCGGGCTGGCAAAGGGGAAAAGGGCGGCGGTAGCGGTAGTATTCCGGATCCGGGAGGGCAGGATCGTTGCCCGCGAGCAGTATCCGCTGTCCGCGGATGAAACGGTCAGTGACGCTGAAATTCTGGAAGGGGTGCTGCGCTCGGTGTTCACCCATACCGCGGATCTGCCCGAGGAGATCGTGCTGCCGGCAGCAGTGCCCGGTGCGGAGCTGTTTGAGCAGGTGCTGAGCAAGCGGGCGGGCAGGAAGGTGCGGATTGTTGCTCCGGAGCGGGGTGCAAAACTGAGTCTGCTCGAGCTGGCACAGCGGAATGCGGAGAAGGCGCTGGTCGAGCTTCTGCCGCCGGCAAGGCGGATACCGAAGGCAAATGAAGAGCTGGCAGTGATTCTCAATCTGCCCGCACCGCCCCGGGTGATTGAAGGAGTTGACATCTCCAATACCCAGGGCACGAATGCGGTCGGCTCGGTGGTGGTGTTCCGGGATGACCGGCCGGTCAAGAGCCAGTACCGCCGGTTCAAAATCCGCACGGTCAGCGGTCCGAACGACTTTGCGATGATTGAGGAGGTGCTGGCACGGCGGATACGGGGACTGCTGGAAAAGGGGCTGCCGCTGCCGGATCTGGTGCTGGTGGACGGCGGCAAGGGACAGCTTTCTGCTGCCCTCCGCGCCTATCATCAGTTTGACCGGGAGATTCCGATTCTCGGGCTGGCAAAGCGGACCGATACCCTTTACTACCTTGACGGCCGGGAGATTTCGATTCCGGTGACCTCGCCGGCGCTCAAACTGCTGAAGCGGATCCGGGACGAGTCGCACCGGTTTGCGATCACCTTTCACCGCAGGCTGCGGGGCAGGAGGCTGCTGGAGTCGGAGCTGGATGCGATTTCGGGGATCGGTCCGGCACGGCGTCAGGCACTGCTTACCCACTTCGGTTCGCTTGCCCGGCTGCGCGGCGCCGGCATCGCCGAGATCGCCCGCGTGCCGGGAATCGGCGCCAGCCTGGCGGAGAAGATTTACCGCCAGCTGCACCCTGAAGCCTGAACCATTATATCGGATTTTCTTGACCGGCAGACTCTGCGTGCTACAATTTTTTAAAAAGTAACACAAAGGAGGTAACATGGCGTGCTTTCTTGTCCCGGCAGGTGCCGGGGTGGTAACCACACTACTGCGCCGCAGACTGCCCGCTGCGAGCCATCCGGAGCGGCTCAGCGCCCTGCTCTTGGGCGGATCGGCGATGCTGGCGGTTGAGCATGTGAGTAACGGCGAGGTCGTCCCTTGGCCACCGTTTCTGACGGCGATGCGTTCACCAGCGGAAACCGCACAGATGCTGCGGGAGATGTTTACGGTGGGTGGGACGATGACCGCCGTTCTCATCCTCGTCTGGCTGCTGATGCTGGCACTTGAACAGAAGTTACAACTTCAGCCACAGGGGAGGCGGCGATGTGGCTGATTCCGGCAGCGCTTGCCGCCCTGATTGTTACTGTCCTCGGGCGTGTTTTGCGCTGGCGCTACCGGCTCGGGCTGTTGAGTCTGATGCTCTGGGGCGGAACGGTGATGATTCTGGTGGATCACATCATGGGCTATGAGGGCGGTCCGTTTCTTGAGGCGAGAACCGGCGGGCTGATTACCAGCGGCTGGCTGCTTGGGCTGGCGATGCTTACGCCGGTGGTTGTTATCTGGCTTGTGGCACTGCTCATCCGGAGGTCATAGGGCGTGGGCAGAAACGGGACAAGAATCGAACGGTTCGGGGTTTCGTTTGAGCCCGGGCTTTTTGCCGAGTTTGACCGGGAGATTCGGGCGGCCGGCTACACCTGCCGGTCCGAGGCGCTGCGGGATCTGGTGCGGCGCTGGCTGGCGGAACGGCGGCTGCGGCAGGGCAGCGGTCCGGCGGTAGCGGCGCTGGCGCTGGTCTATGAGCATGACCGCCGGGATGTGGTGCGCCGGCTCACCCGGCTTGGTCACGAGCATTATACCGAAATCATCTCCACGATTCATATTCACCTTGATCCTGATCACTGCCTTGAGGTTCTGCTTTTGCGCGGTCCGGTGCGCCGGATTCAGGCGCTTGCCGACCGGCTGAGCGCGCTCAAGGGGGTGGAACAGGGCATGGTCAGTATGATTGCGCTCAATAAAATTAAACCTTTAAACCACAGGAGGGCAGAAAAATGAACCGGAATATGATTTCAATTCCGGGCAGTCTTATTTTAATCATCAGCGCCGTTTGGGCAGAGATACCGGCGGGACACCGGGATTCGGTGGTGCTGCAGCTGCCGGATGTGGTGGTGACCGCCGAACGGCTCCGCCATCACCGCCGGGATGTGGCGGCAGCGGTCAGTGTCATCACCGGTGAGGAACTCCGGCGCTCGCTTGCCCGGACCGCAACCGATGCACTCGCCTTTCTGCCTGGCGTCTTCATCCAGCGCACCGGGCAGTTCGGCCGGACCGATATCGATATCCGCGGTCTTGGTGCCCGGGGCACGCAGGTGGCGGTGCTGGTTGATGGCCGGCCCGAGAAGATGAGCCTCTTCTCCTGCACGATCACCCACTCACTGCCACTGAACAATGTGGAACGGATTGAGCTTGTCCGCGGTCCGCTTTCCGCGCTTTACGGCTCGGATGCGCTCGGCGGTGTGATCAACATCGTTACCCGGCAGGCAGCGAAGCCGCTCGACCTCGGTGCCCGGCTCTATTATGGTTCGTTCAATACCGCCGGGCTCCGGCTGAGCGCCGGCACCCGCCAGCAGCGGTTCCACAGCCTTATCTCCTTTGACAAGGCGCTCTCTGCCGGCCATCTCCCCAACTCCCAGTATAACGGCAATGATCTGAACCTCAGGGCAGGCTGGCAGGTTTCACCCGTGCTGGAGCTGGATTTTACGGGTAAATACTTCAGCGGGGTCAAGCATGAGCCGAAGCGGGCGACCGACCCGGAAACACTGGTGGCGACCGGCTGGAACCGTTATGACCGGGGCGGGCTCGACCTGACCGGCAGTTTCCGGACCGGCCTGGGTGAGGGCACGATTAAACTCTACCGCCTGTTCGGCGAACACATCTTTGATCCCCGCGACGGCTGGCACTCAACCGACTTTACCAACGGCAGCCTTATCCATCTGCACCGGCAGATTGCGGGCGGAAATCTGATGCAGGCCGGAGTGGAGATCAGAAATCTTGGCGGCAGCTGGATAAAATCGGACACGAGCCGGCCCTCCTGGTCGCGGAATCAGTTTGACCTGTTTGCTCAGGATGAGCAGCGGCTCGGACCGGTCACAGTCAATGCCGGGTTGCGGTTCGCCCGGGACAATATCAGCGGTAATGTGCTGGCACCAAAGGCGGGGATGGTAGTAAGTCCGCTCAGCGCCACCCGGCTCCGGCTGAGTGTCAATCGGGGCTTCCGCTATCCACCTCTGAACTATACCCACATCTTTCCGCCCAGCAACCCTGAGCTCAAGCCGGAGATCGCCTGGAACTACGAAGCCGGAATCAATCAGCAGCTGGGTGAATGGGCAGAGGTTGATCTCAGCGGTTATCTTCTCCGGGGCGAGAATCTGATCGAACTGGTGCCCAACCCTAACCCGCCACCGCCGAGGAAATATCAGAACCGGGGCAGCTTCCGGTTCCGCGGGCTGGAGACCGCCATCCGGCTCCGGTTTGAGCCATTTGTGCTCCGGGGTGCGGGCACCTTCAGTGACTTCGGTGTCCATACCCGGGGCCGGGCTGAAACCAAGCTGGACTTCAGCCTCGGCTTCAACCGCTCCCGGCTTGACGCCAATGCCGGCTTGCATTATGTCGGCAACTACTTTGCTGCCGACTCCAGTCGTCAGCCCATACCCGCCTACTGGACCGCCGACCTCCGTGCCGGTTACCGGCTGTTTAAGGAACTGAGGCTGTTTGCGGCGGTGGAAAACATCTTCAACCGCCAGTATCAGATTTATGCCGATCTGCCCGGCACCGCCGCCGGACTGTATCTGATGCCGGGCCGGGCGTTCACCGTCGGAGTGGACTATGGCGATTAGCAGGCGGGCGGTCTTTTACCGGCTGGTACTGACGCTGACCTTTTTTCTGCTCGCTGCCGGCTGCCGGCACAAGGCACCGGCAAGGATCAAGGTGGTTGCCACCACCAGTCTGATTTCAAGCATCGTCAGTGCGGTGGGTGGTGAACGGGTGGCGGTCACAACTCTTGCGCCTCCAGGATTCTGCCCGGGCCATTTTGACCTTCAGCCTTCAGCACTGGTGGCGGCAAATGAAGCCCGGCTCATCCTCAATCACGGCTGGGAGGGATGGTTTGCAAAACTGAAGGAGCAGCTCCGGAATCCGGGGGCACGCATCGTTACACTTAAAACCGCGGGCAACTGGATGATTCCGGAGGTTCACCGGCAGGCGGTGGGCGAGATCCTCCAGCTCCTGATTGAGATCGATCCGGCTGAAAGCCTGGTTTATCAGCAGAATGCCAACCGCTATCTCCAGGAGCTCGACTCAATGAGCCGGCAGATAAAGGCGGAGTTTGCCGGCAGAAACCTGCCCCAGGTTCTCGCGGCTGAGCACCAGGCGCCGTTTCTTGTCTGGCTCGGGTTCAGGGTGGTCGGCACCTACGGCCGGGCTGAAGACTGGACCGCCCGCGAGCTTTCACGACTGGCGCGGGTGATTGTTGATTCCGGAGTCGGGCTGATTGTGGACAATCTTCAGTCCGGGCCGGATGCGGGCCGGGAGCTTGCCCGCGCTGCCGGGATCGGGCATGTCACGCTGAGCAACTTTCCGCTTGAAGGTTCCTATTTTCAGACTCTCTCGGATAATACCCGCCGGCTGGCTGAGGTCATCAGGTGACGCCAGCGATTGAGATCAGCAATGTCACGGTAAGCTATTTTGAACACATCGCACTGCGGAGTATCTCATTGCAGATCAACCCCGGTGAATTTGTCGGCATTCTCGGTCCGAACGGTGCCGGCAAGACCACCCTGCTGACCGTAATCAACGGGCTGGGCAGAATACATTCCGGCACCGTCCGTCTCTTCGGAGAGCTGGTAACTTCCCGTACTATCAGGCATTGGCGCAGTCAGATCGGCTATGTTCCGCAGAACCTCGTTCTTGACCCGCGGCTGCCGTTTGACTGTCAGGAGGCGATCCTGCTCGGGCTTTACGGCCGGCTCGGACTCTTCCGCAATCCGGCTCCGGCGGACCGTCAGCGGGCAGCCGAGCTGATGCACTACTTCCGGATTGTGCACCTGAGCCACCGGCCGGTCGGACAGATCTCGGGTGGTGAACAGCAGAAGGTGGCGCTCGCCCGCGCCCTGCTTCAGGAGCCGAAAATCCTGCTGCTCGATGAGCCGACCACCAGTCTGGACCGGCGTTCGGTCCAGGAGCTGCTTGAGCTCATCGCCGAAATCTATGTCCGTTTCCGCCTGACCGTGGTCATGGTCACCCATCTGCCTGAACATCTGCCTTCAGTCTGCAGTCAGGTGGTGCTGATGAAGGCGGGCAGGATCGTCTGGCAGGGGGAAAGGACGGACGGACTGGCACCGGACCGGCTGGAGAGGTTTTTCAATGAGTGAATTTCAGCTCCTGGTCAAGCCCCTGCTCGCAGCAGTATTTGGCAGTATCGCCTGCGGGATTGTCGGGGTCTGGGTAGTGCTGCTGAACATCCCCTTTGTCGGAGTTGCCATGTCCCATGCGGCATTTGCCGGTGCGGTCTGCGGACTGCTGCTCGGCATCAATCCGCTCCTGACCGGTCTGCTCTTTGCCGGCGGCGCCGCTCTGCTCATCGGACCGGTGGCGGAACGGGCGGATCTGGAACCCGGAGTTTCGCTCGGGGTGATCTTCTCGCTCATGCTCGGGCTGGCGTTTCTGGGCATCGGTCTGCTCAAGGGTCCGCGCACTGAGGCGCTGCGCTTTATCTGGGGCAACATTCTGCTCGTCAGCCGGACTGATCTTATTCTGCTCGGCTTAAACACACTGGTAGTCATTATGTTTCTGCTGGTGCTGAACAAGGAGACCCGGGCGGTCCTGTTTCACCGGGAGCTCGCCCGGGCGGTCGGGGTACCGGAGCGGACGATCTTCTTTTCGCTGCTGGTGCTCTGTGCCCTGACGGTTACCGCGAACCTGAATACGATCGGCGGACTTCTGATCTTCAGCCTGGTGGTCAGTCCGGCGTCGGCTGCCTATCAGCTCACCTACCGGCTCAATACCATGTATCTGCTCTCATCCGGTTTCGCCCTGCTTGCCAGCCTCTCCGGCCTGGCACTCTCCTGGTTCTTCAATCTGCCCAGCGGTGCCGCCATCATCTGCAGCGCCAGCCTGATCTTTACCTTTGCTCTGATCTTTTCGCCCAAGCGCAGAATGAGACCGCGGGGCTGAACCTACTTGCCCGGACAGGCACGGGCGATCGCCGGGTCAATTCCCTTGTTCCCGTAGTTGTGCTGGAATACGGTCAGGAACTCGCCGGCAAGTTTCCTTGCCCGCTCCTCATAGGCGGCCCGGTCCTGCCAGGTATTTCTCGGGTTGAGAATGGTGCTGTCCGGCACATTGGGGCAGGATTTCGGGATCGCCAGCTGAAATACCGGTTCAATCTCATAATCCACCTGTTCGAGACTGCCGTCAATCACCGCCTGCACGATCTCGCGGGTGAGCCGGAGTTCAATCCGCTGCCCCTTGCCATAGGGCCCGCCGGTCCAGCCGGTATTGACGAGATAGACCCGGGTCTTGTGCCGGTCCAGCTTCTCACCCAGCAGCCGGGCATAGACATCCGGGTTCCGGGGCATGAACGGCTGGCCGAAGAAGCGGGAATAGGTGCTTTTGGGCTGAATGATCCCGGTTTCAGTGCCGGCGAGTTTTGAGGTGTAGCCGAGCAGAAACCAGAGCATCGCCTGTTCCCGGCTCAGCCGGGCAACCGGCGGCAGGACGCCGTTGGCGTCCGCGGTCAGAAAGATGATCGTCTGGGGATGGCTGCCGACCGGCGGGGTCTTGATGTTGGAGAGGAAGGAGAGCGGATAGGAGCCACGGGAGTTTTCGGTGAGCCGGGCATCGCTCAAGTCAAATGAGCCGTCCGGATAGACCATCGCATTCTCCACAATTGCGCCGTGCTCCAGATAGTCGGCGGTATGGAAACAGGCATGATAGATCTCCGGCTCCTTTCCCGGGTCAAGGTTGATCAGCTTGGCGTAACAGCCGTTCTCAAAATTGGCGATCCCGGAATCTGACCAGCCGTGTTCATCATCGCCGAGGAGCCTGCGCCGCGGATCGGTGGACAGGGTGGTCTTGCCGGTCCCGGAGAGACCCAGAAACAGGGTGATGTCCCCCTTCTCCCCCTCATTTGCCGAGCAGTGCAGCGGCAGAATCCCCTGCTCGGGCAGGAGGTAGTTCATCACCGTGAACATCAGCTTCTTGATTGAACCGCAGTATGCCGAGCCGAAGACGATTCCGAGCCGGAGGTCGTAGTCAATTACGATCACCATCGTGCTCGTCCGGTTGGTGCCCGGCAGTTTGCGCAGTCTGCCTTCATAACGCTGCGGGTTCAGCCGGTCATAGGGCAGGGCGACGAGGGTGAAGGGCCGGTCAGCAAAGATCGACTTTCTGATCTCCGCCGGCACCGGACAGAACATGTTATCGACAAACAGGCTGTGGAGCGCCCGGTCCGAGACAAACTGCAGCGGCAGGGCATAGGAAGGGTCCCAGCCGAGGCAACGGTCGAGCGCATAGAGCCGGGGCTTGGTCTCCAGCCGTGCCAGCACATCCTCGCAGATCATCTGGAAGGTCTCGGGCGTGATCGGCAGGTTGTTCGGTGAGGTCCAGTCAATGTTGCCCTCAGATTCGGGCCGCAGCACCGTGACCGTATCCTGCGGGCTTCTGCCAGTGGAGTCGGGCGGAGTCCAAGTGGCAAGGGTACCGGTCTTAAGCACAATCGCCTCCCGGCGTGCCACCGCCTCCCGGATCAGCTCGGCGCGTGCCGGATTGCGCCGGACATCAGGATGGGACTCAAGCAGCCGGTTCAGATTCGGAACAAAATTCTCCATTTAGACATCCTTTCTTTCCGTTTTAGCGAGCGCCGCCTGGGCTGCCACCAGCCGGGCAACCGGCACCCGGAACGGCGAACAGCTCACATAGTCCAGCCCGATTTTGTGGCAGAAGACGATCGTCTGCGGATCACCGCCATGCTCGCCGCAGATGCCGAGCTTCAGCTTGAGATTCACCCGCCGGCCGTTCCGGCTGCACCATTTCATCAGCAGTCCGACCCCCTTCGTGTCCAGTGTGTCAAAGGGGTTGAAGCTCACAATCCCGAGCCTCTTATAGCCGGCAAAGAACTTGCCGTAGTCATCCCTTGACCAGGCATAGGTCAGCTGGGTCAGGTCGTTGGTGCCGAAGGAGAAAAAGTCGGCAGCGGTTGCGATCTCATCCGCCAGCAGCGCCGCCCGCGGCACCTCAATCATCGTCCCGACGGTGTATTTCACTTTTATTCCGGTTTCGGCAAACACCTGCTCTGCCACCTGCTCAATCAGCTGCCGCTGCCGCACAAGCTCCTCAACATCACCGACCAGCGGAATCATGATTTCGGGCAGAACCTTTATCCCTTCCTGCTTTACCTGACAGGCGGCCTCAAAGATCGCCCGCGCCTGCATCTCGGTGATTTCGGGATAGATGATGCCCAGCCGGCACCCGCGGAACCCGAGCATCGGATTTGCCTCCTCTAGCTTCTCAATCGTCGCCTTCACCCGCTCCACGGTGATTCC
This is a stretch of genomic DNA from candidate division WOR-3 bacterium. It encodes these proteins:
- a CDS encoding TonB-dependent receptor; protein product: MNRNMISIPGSLILIISAVWAEIPAGHRDSVVLQLPDVVVTAERLRHHRRDVAAAVSVITGEELRRSLARTATDALAFLPGVFIQRTGQFGRTDIDIRGLGARGTQVAVLVDGRPEKMSLFSCTITHSLPLNNVERIELVRGPLSALYGSDALGGVINIVTRQAAKPLDLGARLYYGSFNTAGLRLSAGTRQQRFHSLISFDKALSAGHLPNSQYNGNDLNLRAGWQVSPVLELDFTGKYFSGVKHEPKRATDPETLVATGWNRYDRGGLDLTGSFRTGLGEGTIKLYRLFGEHIFDPRDGWHSTDFTNGSLIHLHRQIAGGNLMQAGVEIRNLGGSWIKSDTSRPSWSRNQFDLFAQDEQRLGPVTVNAGLRFARDNISGNVLAPKAGMVVSPLSATRLRLSVNRGFRYPPLNYTHIFPPSNPELKPEIAWNYEAGINQQLGEWAEVDLSGYLLRGENLIELVPNPNPPPPRKYQNRGSFRFRGLETAIRLRFEPFVLRGAGTFSDFGVHTRGRAETKLDFSLGFNRSRLDANAGLHYVGNYFAADSSRQPIPAYWTADLRAGYRLFKELRLFAAVENIFNRQYQIYADLPGTAAGLYLMPGRAFTVGVDYGD
- a CDS encoding metal ABC transporter substrate-binding protein, giving the protein MAISRRAVFYRLVLTLTFFLLAAGCRHKAPARIKVVATTSLISSIVSAVGGERVAVTTLAPPGFCPGHFDLQPSALVAANEARLILNHGWEGWFAKLKEQLRNPGARIVTLKTAGNWMIPEVHRQAVGEILQLLIEIDPAESLVYQQNANRYLQELDSMSRQIKAEFAGRNLPQVLAAEHQAPFLVWLGFRVVGTYGRAEDWTARELSRLARVIVDSGVGLIVDNLQSGPDAGRELARAAGIGHVTLSNFPLEGSYFQTLSDNTRRLAEVIR
- a CDS encoding ABC transporter ATP-binding protein — translated: MTPAIEISNVTVSYFEHIALRSISLQINPGEFVGILGPNGAGKTTLLTVINGLGRIHSGTVRLFGELVTSRTIRHWRSQIGYVPQNLVLDPRLPFDCQEAILLGLYGRLGLFRNPAPADRQRAAELMHYFRIVHLSHRPVGQISGGEQQKVALARALLQEPKILLLDEPTTSLDRRSVQELLELIAEIYVRFRLTVVMVTHLPEHLPSVCSQVVLMKAGRIVWQGERTDGLAPDRLERFFNE
- a CDS encoding metal ABC transporter permease, translated to MSEFQLLVKPLLAAVFGSIACGIVGVWVVLLNIPFVGVAMSHAAFAGAVCGLLLGINPLLTGLLFAGGAALLIGPVAERADLEPGVSLGVIFSLMLGLAFLGIGLLKGPRTEALRFIWGNILLVSRTDLILLGLNTLVVIMFLLVLNKETRAVLFHRELARAVGVPERTIFFSLLVLCALTVTANLNTIGGLLIFSLVVSPASAAYQLTYRLNTMYLLSSGFALLASLSGLALSWFFNLPSGAAIICSASLIFTFALIFSPKRRMRPRG
- a CDS encoding phosphoenolpyruvate carboxykinase (ATP) — its product is MENFVPNLNRLLESHPDVRRNPARAELIREAVARREAIVLKTGTLATWTPPDSTGRSPQDTVTVLRPESEGNIDWTSPNNLPITPETFQMICEDVLARLETKPRLYALDRCLGWDPSYALPLQFVSDRALHSLFVDNMFCPVPAEIRKSIFADRPFTLVALPYDRLNPQRYEGRLRKLPGTNRTSTMVIVIDYDLRLGIVFGSAYCGSIKKLMFTVMNYLLPEQGILPLHCSANEGEKGDITLFLGLSGTGKTTLSTDPRRRLLGDDEHGWSDSGIANFENGCYAKLINLDPGKEPEIYHACFHTADYLEHGAIVENAMVYPDGSFDLSDARLTENSRGSYPLSFLSNIKTPPVGSHPQTIIFLTADANGVLPPVARLSREQAMLWFLLGYTSKLAGTETGIIQPKSTYSRFFGQPFMPRNPDVYARLLGEKLDRHKTRVYLVNTGWTGGPYGKGQRIELRLTREIVQAVIDGSLEQVDYEIEPVFQLAIPKSCPNVPDSTILNPRNTWQDRAAYEERARKLAGEFLTVFQHNYGNKGIDPAIARACPGK